The sequence below is a genomic window from Fibrobacter sp. UWB10.
AATCCTTGATGGCAAAAATCCACATGGCCGTGTAAGGAACCATATCGCGCGGGTAATTGCGCATAATCAGCGAGACCTGTTCTGCGGCATCGAATGCGGTGAGCGGGCGCTTGCGCGGATCCTTGTTCAGCATTTTGACTATCAACTTCTTTAAGCGGCGGGGGAGATCCTTGTCGAATGCTTTTTCTGTCACTCGAAGTTTTTGGATTCTCTGGAGCGTGTCGCTAAAGTTGCTACCGCGGAAAATATTTTGACCCAGGAGCATTTCGCTTGCGACAATGCCGACGGCGAAAAGGTCCGATGCCGGCGTGGCTTCTTCGCCAACGGTCTGCTCGGGACTCATGTAGGTGACGGTGCCGAGAATTGCGCCTGTTTGCGTGAGGCGTTCTGCATCTTCGCCTTTGTTGAACTGGAGCAAGTTTTCCGAATGAGCGATGCCGAAATCAAGCAAGTGGATTCGTCCGTCGTTATCAATCATGATATTGGCGGGCTTGATATCGCGATGCACGATTCCTTTGCGGTGGGCTTCTCCCAAGGCACAAAGAATTTCGTGCAAGATATTCAAGACAATCCACAGAGGCGGCTGCTTTACTTTATCGAGAATCTGGCGGAGCGTAAGGCCGTGTACGAATTCCATAGAAAGCGAAAGCTTGCCGTCTTTTTCTTTCCACAAGGCGTAGGGCTTGGTAATAGCGGGGTGGTTTAAGTGGGCGAGAATGTTGCCCTCTTGCATAAAGCGGCGAATGTTGACATCGCTGTCTTCGATGTCTTGCTGCATCTGCTTGACAACCACCATGCGGTCAAGCGACTTATCGTGACAAAGCCACAATTGACCCATGGCGCCGGAACCGAGTTCCTGCGTCGGCGTGTATCCGCCAATTTTAGAGGGCTTTTTTGTTTCGCTTGACACTTCCAACTTCCTACAATCACCAACCGAAATTTACTTATTTTTTTCCATCTAAGTAAATCGTGTGGTGCTTCGTCTTGGGGTCCAAATTCGGATAATCCAGAATGTAGTGGAGACCGCGAGATTCCTTACGGTGGAGTGCTGCAATCAGAATCATCTTGGAGACCTGCAAGGCGTTCAAGAATTCAATGAAGTACAGATTTTCTGTTTCCTTGTTCTTGATGGCGGCGTCGACATCTTTTTCAAGTTCTTCGACAACCTTGAGACCCTGATTCAGGCCTGCGGTCGTGCGTACGATACCGCAATGAGTCCACATCATGTCCTGCAGAATCTTCTTGCGCTTGCGCCAGTAGGCAGACTTGGTGAACGAAATCTTTTCGCTCTTGCTCGACTTGCTTGTTGCAATCTTTTCTTTCAAGAGACCGCTTTCGCTAATGTTGTCGACGGCGCGAATGGCAAAGACAACGCTTTCCAGAAGCGAGTTAGAAGCCAGACGGTTAGCTCCATGGACGCCCGTCGCGGCGACTTCGCCGCA
It includes:
- a CDS encoding serine/threonine-protein kinase; translated protein: MSSETKKPSKIGGYTPTQELGSGAMGQLWLCHDKSLDRMVVVKQMQQDIEDSDVNIRRFMQEGNILAHLNHPAITKPYALWKEKDGKLSLSMEFVHGLTLRQILDKVKQPPLWIVLNILHEILCALGEAHRKGIVHRDIKPANIMIDNDGRIHLLDFGIAHSENLLQFNKGEDAERLTQTGAILGTVTYMSPEQTVGEEATPASDLFAVGIVASEMLLGQNIFRGSNFSDTLQRIQKLRVTEKAFDKDLPRRLKKLIVKMLNKDPRKRPLTAFDAAEQVSLIMRNYPRDMVPYTAMWIFAIKDSIKQKTESIDETLYTEPPIYPTHVKFHFFKGLAAGVLIGFLISFIVTRFI